From Montipora foliosa isolate CH-2021 chromosome 6, ASM3666993v2, whole genome shotgun sequence, a single genomic window includes:
- the LOC138006081 gene encoding uncharacterized protein, whose amino-acid sequence MPRRNRIPFEHRERLVRAFEDVNEDYLIVADTLGINRSTARSIVSRYVREGRIAERPRGGPNHVRVDNEMRDCLNDILNENCLLTLTQLNQELRQHLPRKPRICDRTVARTLEGMLFRVHLKLARHVPADRNSPDVIQKRLDYANWFMGHAVVSHSVFIDECGYNIWMARTHGRARRGERAYRQVCGQRGRNVTVTMAISPTNGLVFHSACIGGMNAQRFDDFLTQKRLNLDPDEHVIFIYDGAPAHNNPAIPGPNTELKKLPPYSPFLNIVEQVISSLKATIRKADISRPEIQEQMNNREEARRQGIALGNYRTQLLQQALQRNIGTITAAKCGQWYRFMQTYLPRCLNNEAIEG is encoded by the coding sequence ATGCCAAGAAGAAACAGAATCCCATTTGAACACCGCGAAAGGTTAGTCAGGGCCTTTGAAGATGTTAACGAAGACTATCTAATAGTTGCAGATACACTTGGAATCAACAGATCCACAGCCAGAAGTATTGTGTCGAGATATgtaagagaaggcagaatcgcgGAAAGACCACGTGGAGGCCCAAACCATGTTAGGGTAGATAATGAGATGAGAGATTGCCTCAATGACATCTTGAACGAAAATTGCTTACTGACTCTCACACAGCTTAATCAAGAATTGAGACAACACCTTCCTCGAAAACCCAGAATCTGCGACCGCACTGTGGCAAGAACTTTGGAAGGAATGTTGTTTCGTGTACATTTAAAACTGGCCAGGCATGTTCCTGCGGATAGAAACAGTCCTGATGTCATTCAGAAACGACTGGACTATGCCAACTGGTTCATGGGCCATGCTGTAGTGAGCCACAGTGTTTTCATAGACGAATGTGGATACAATATTTGGATGGCAAGAACTCACGGGAGAGCAAGGAGAGGGGAACGGGCCTACAGACAAGTCTGTGGTCAGCGAGGAAGAAATGTAACTGTCACAATGGCCATTTCACCCACCAATGGTCTGGTTTTCCACTCTGCATGTATTGGTGGGATGAATGCACAAAGATTTGATGACTTCTTGACACAAAAAAGACTAAACCTTGATCCAGACGaacatgttatcttcatctATGACGGGGCGCCAGCCCACAATAACCCTGCTATTCCCGGTCCCAACACAGAACTAAAAAAGTTACCACCCTACAGTCCATTCTTGAACATTGTAGAACAAGTAATAAGTTCCTTGAAAGCGACCATCCGCAAAGCAGATATCAGCCGTCCTGAGATACAGGAACAGATGAATAACAGAGAAGAAGCAAGACGCCAGGGAATTGCTCTAGGAAATTATCGCACTCAGCTGTTGCAGCAAGCCCTGCAACGAAACATTGGTACCATTACGGCAGCTAAATGTGGGCAATGGTATCGTTTTATGCAAACGTATTTGCCACGATGCCTCAACAATGAAGCAATTGAGGGATAA